One part of the Bacteroidia bacterium genome encodes these proteins:
- a CDS encoding DinB family protein has translation MTDIDILIDGLRKTPLILENLLKDIPEESLKVQRIPGKWSIHEHVCHFSQAEAMILNRFKTFKEEENIEFEHYLPGTTTPVDELMRLNMEEEIARFQQLRTSLIEVVSGFDTHIWKKQAKHPEYKLYTAYILLRHLHMHDHFHMYRIEQLWLTEDGFL, from the coding sequence ATGACCGACATAGACATCCTGATTGATGGCCTCAGGAAAACACCCCTCATTCTGGAAAACCTCCTGAAAGATATTCCGGAAGAATCCCTGAAAGTTCAGCGAATTCCCGGCAAGTGGAGCATCCACGAACACGTCTGTCATTTCTCACAGGCAGAAGCCATGATCCTGAATCGATTCAAAACCTTCAAAGAAGAGGAGAATATTGAGTTCGAGCATTATTTACCGGGCACCACTACCCCGGTTGACGAACTCATGCGCCTGAACATGGAGGAAGAAATCGCCCGCTTTCAGCAACTCAGAACTTCCCTGATAGAAGTCGTTTCCGGCTTTGACACGCACATTTGGAAAAAGCAGGCAAAACATCCCGAGTACAAACTATACACTGCTTATATTCTTTTGCGCCACCTGCACATGCACGATCACTTTCACATGTATCGGATTGAGCAGCTGTGGCTGACGGAAGATGGATTTTTGTAG
- a CDS encoding molybdopterin cofactor-binding domain-containing protein has product MQRRNFIKISGLLSTGLLLEFQLSCTPAKAAAVSEYAINAFLRIGSDNSFTILAKNPEIGQGVMTSLPMIIAEELDVAWEDVKVEHAGYNTDLGGQFAGGSTAISSNWENLRKVGATARHLLIKAAASTWQVEAESCTTSEGKIFHEVSGRSISYGDVAELAATFEAPEEVPLKDPAEFKLIGKSIPTVDAHEIVSGKALYGIDAKPPGAYVAVIAKSPVFGGKVKSFDATECKNMEGVIDVLEIPADDNPTRMRNGIAVVAKDSWTAIKARKLLKVEWEEAPELLRGTEELTEEMEANINRPGEIKVRNDGNVNRAFRQHSRQIEATYSVPFLAHVAMEPHNYTADVGEEKTECWGATQQPGFPRSKTLQESTGISPEQYIIHQQRNGGGFGRRLLIDNIAEALYVSQQLKHPVQILWTREDDIAHDYYRQMGRYRLKGALDEEGNLSAWYLNASSTSRYLYRKSNVSPHLSEVFPYVFPASFVPNFKVEYTPIDTAISTGAWRGPGHNAFCFVVQGFLDEMAELAEADPIEYRLKMMGEESQELPMNDEGDESYETGRLREVIKRVRKLSSWDDRKSTNRYLGFAAQFMFGSYVGQITEVSKTANGFSIDKVYVAVDCGIVVNRSGALAQIEGGIIDGINNALYGEVRIDKGRAVDQNFDTYRMMRMAECPEIIVEIVDSKISPQGLGEITLPSAAPALCNALYQLQGERIRNLPIKKLADPNKS; this is encoded by the coding sequence ATGCAAAGACGGAACTTTATTAAAATCAGTGGGCTCCTTTCGACCGGCCTCTTGTTGGAATTTCAATTATCCTGTACGCCAGCCAAAGCAGCAGCCGTTTCGGAATATGCGATCAATGCCTTTTTGCGCATCGGTTCTGACAATTCATTTACCATACTCGCCAAAAATCCAGAAATCGGGCAGGGAGTCATGACCTCCCTTCCCATGATCATAGCGGAAGAACTGGATGTCGCCTGGGAGGATGTTAAAGTAGAGCATGCCGGTTATAATACTGATTTAGGTGGTCAATTTGCTGGGGGAAGTACAGCCATCAGCTCTAATTGGGAGAATTTGCGGAAAGTAGGCGCGACTGCCCGACATTTGCTTATCAAAGCAGCAGCCTCAACCTGGCAGGTAGAAGCTGAAAGTTGTACCACTTCAGAAGGCAAGATTTTCCATGAAGTATCCGGCCGATCCATTAGCTATGGAGACGTGGCAGAGCTGGCGGCTACTTTTGAAGCTCCTGAGGAAGTTCCCCTAAAAGATCCGGCTGAGTTCAAACTCATCGGAAAAAGTATTCCTACTGTCGATGCGCATGAAATTGTATCCGGCAAAGCCTTGTATGGGATAGATGCAAAACCTCCGGGAGCTTATGTGGCCGTTATTGCTAAATCTCCCGTTTTCGGAGGGAAGGTCAAATCCTTTGATGCCACGGAATGCAAGAATATGGAAGGCGTCATTGATGTCCTGGAAATACCGGCAGACGATAATCCCACACGCATGAGAAATGGGATCGCCGTAGTTGCGAAGGATAGCTGGACAGCCATCAAAGCTCGAAAACTCCTGAAGGTCGAGTGGGAAGAAGCGCCTGAGCTTTTGAGAGGCACAGAAGAGTTGACAGAAGAGATGGAAGCAAACATCAATCGACCGGGAGAAATCAAGGTGCGTAATGATGGAAATGTAAATAGAGCTTTTCGTCAGCATTCCAGACAAATTGAAGCGACTTATTCGGTCCCTTTTTTAGCACATGTGGCTATGGAACCCCATAACTATACGGCCGATGTGGGCGAAGAAAAAACCGAGTGTTGGGGAGCTACTCAACAGCCGGGTTTTCCCCGATCCAAAACCTTGCAGGAAAGCACAGGCATTTCCCCTGAACAATACATCATCCATCAGCAAAGAAATGGAGGAGGATTTGGGCGAAGGTTGTTGATTGATAATATCGCCGAAGCCCTTTATGTGTCCCAACAATTGAAGCATCCGGTTCAGATACTCTGGACTAGGGAAGATGATATTGCCCATGATTATTACCGTCAGATGGGCAGGTATCGATTGAAAGGAGCGCTAGATGAGGAAGGGAATTTGTCCGCCTGGTACTTAAATGCCTCTTCCACCTCCCGCTATTTGTATCGAAAATCGAATGTGTCGCCTCATTTGAGTGAAGTCTTTCCCTATGTATTCCCGGCTTCATTTGTTCCGAATTTCAAGGTGGAATATACGCCTATCGATACGGCCATTTCGACGGGTGCCTGGAGAGGTCCCGGACACAATGCCTTTTGTTTTGTAGTTCAGGGATTTTTGGACGAAATGGCAGAACTAGCTGAGGCAGATCCTATAGAATATCGTTTGAAGATGATGGGAGAAGAAAGCCAGGAATTGCCCATGAATGATGAAGGAGATGAAAGCTATGAAACGGGGCGATTACGCGAAGTCATCAAAAGGGTGCGAAAACTTTCTTCCTGGGACGATCGAAAAAGCACAAATAGGTATCTCGGATTTGCAGCTCAATTCATGTTTGGCTCCTACGTCGGCCAGATTACGGAAGTCAGCAAGACAGCAAATGGATTTAGCATCGATAAAGTATATGTAGCTGTAGACTGCGGCATCGTGGTAAATCGCTCCGGAGCTTTGGCCCAAATAGAAGGAGGTATCATAGACGGCATCAATAATGCCTTGTATGGAGAAGTGCGGATCGACAAAGGCAGGGCTGTGGATCAAAACTTTGATACCTATCGCATGATGCGCATGGCAGAATGTCCAGAGATTATCGTTGAGATAGTTGATAGCAAGATCTCTCCACAGGGATTGGGAGAGATTACCTTGCCTTCTGCAGCCCCTGCCTTGTGCAATGCGCTCTATCAATTGCAGGGAGAACGTATCAGAAATCTGCCGATTAAGAAGCTTGCCGATCCAAATAAAAGCTAA
- a CDS encoding phosphatase PAP2 family protein, with translation MKKFTLYLLFILSFYVLSAQGIHPLEAAKNHYKDLLALSAEPNPAKAHFDEISFPSSLYSYALIYVMVAPEYLTDEQVDQLKKSMKYPANSSEQTQAELEFLLEWQNKRTEAQIKRSKEFLAPIGYWPHIDILENHERYEKNREHLFYEGRAVMGSQVTANNYPATARLLAGVTKDMRVMEFAVKFHLLRPRPYHLDKRLQPLANMSSPSFASGHTLWAYIQAYVWSELIPEKRIDFLNIAYEVGESREIMGIHYPSDEEASRILAHKMLSLMWENPAFKKDFAAAKSEWK, from the coding sequence ATGAAAAAATTCACGCTATACCTCTTGTTTATCCTATCATTTTATGTGCTTTCAGCTCAGGGTATTCATCCCTTAGAAGCTGCCAAAAATCACTACAAAGATTTGCTTGCTTTAAGCGCAGAACCCAATCCTGCAAAAGCTCATTTTGATGAAATCAGTTTCCCCAGTAGTCTTTATAGTTATGCCCTTATTTATGTAATGGTTGCTCCTGAATACCTGACAGATGAGCAGGTAGACCAGCTGAAGAAGTCCATGAAATATCCCGCAAATAGCTCTGAACAAACCCAGGCAGAATTGGAGTTTCTCCTGGAATGGCAAAACAAACGGACCGAGGCACAGATAAAAAGATCTAAAGAATTCCTGGCTCCTATTGGCTACTGGCCCCATATCGATATTCTGGAAAATCATGAGCGTTACGAAAAGAATAGAGAGCATTTATTTTATGAAGGCAGGGCAGTTATGGGATCTCAGGTCACAGCTAATAACTATCCCGCAACGGCTCGTTTACTGGCAGGAGTTACCAAAGATATGCGCGTCATGGAGTTTGCAGTAAAATTTCATTTACTCCGCCCCAGGCCCTATCATTTAGACAAGCGGCTCCAACCTTTAGCCAATATGTCCTCTCCTTCATTTGCCAGTGGTCATACCCTCTGGGCCTACATTCAAGCCTATGTTTGGAGCGAACTAATTCCGGAAAAAAGAATCGACTTTCTAAATATTGCGTATGAAGTAGGAGAATCCAGAGAAATTATGGGCATTCATTACCCCAGTGATGAAGAGGCTTCTCGAATCCTTGCCCATAAAATGCTCAGCCTTATGTGGGAAAACCCCGCATTTAAAAAAGATTTTGCCGCAGCGAAATCTGAATGGAAATAA
- a CDS encoding metalloregulator ArsR/SmtB family transcription factor produces MRIRSKIKSDYITEQDHEIAKIANALSHPLRVALVRFLSEKDQETGLDNVTCNKYLREMFDYSQSTLSQHVKILKDCGLFTTRIQDKFTFYHLNRELLQQFKDSLVS; encoded by the coding sequence ATGAGGATACGGTCTAAAATCAAAAGCGACTACATTACAGAACAAGATCATGAGATCGCAAAAATCGCGAATGCATTATCCCATCCTCTTCGGGTTGCTTTGGTTCGCTTTCTAAGTGAGAAAGACCAGGAAACCGGACTCGATAATGTTACCTGCAATAAATATCTCAGGGAAATGTTTGATTATTCCCAATCCACCCTTTCCCAGCATGTCAAAATTTTGAAAGACTGCGGCCTCTTCACCACCCGTATACAGGACAAATTTACTTTCTACCACCTCAATCGAGAGCTCCTGCAGCAGTTTAAAGATTCATTAGTTAGCTAA
- a CDS encoding SRPBCC family protein: protein MKYKGSKEINKPLEVVTKFFADPAYLAEYQDGFVKKELVSGKAGKEGAVSQMFYEHGGREMLLTETITSNKLPHSFEAFYSHKHMDNTMKCQFTALDRNRTRYDYEYEYVRMEWFMPKLIAILFPSVYRKQGEKWMQQFKEFVEKQ from the coding sequence ATGAAGTACAAAGGCTCTAAAGAAATCAATAAACCCCTGGAAGTGGTTACAAAATTCTTTGCCGACCCTGCTTATTTGGCGGAATACCAGGATGGCTTTGTCAAAAAAGAATTAGTGAGTGGTAAGGCGGGTAAAGAAGGGGCAGTTTCCCAGATGTTTTATGAACATGGAGGGAGGGAAATGCTGCTGACGGAAACCATTACTTCCAATAAGCTTCCGCACTCCTTCGAAGCATTTTACTCTCACAAACACATGGACAATACCATGAAATGCCAATTCACTGCTTTAGACAGGAATCGGACACGCTATGATTATGAATATGAGTACGTTCGCATGGAATGGTTTATGCCCAAATTGATAGCCATATTATTTCCCAGTGTGTATCGCAAACAAGGAGAAAAATGGATGCAGCAGTTTAAAGAGTTTGTGGAAAAACAGTAG
- a CDS encoding DinB family protein produces the protein MKRLSLFLLLIPFFGISNPTFAQESIPEEATKQLMIEDWERAKTYTLEYVDAMPADAMSYRPVEGIRSFSVQMLHISQGNVGLASNGTGAERIYADVNLEKSEQYHEKEALKKIVTECYDYVIKSIEEMDASKLDEVIERGPFKISRQAWLNKAFEHQTHHRGQCAIYFRVKGIEPPKAKLF, from the coding sequence ATGAAAAGACTATCCCTATTTCTCCTGCTAATCCCCTTTTTTGGTATTTCGAATCCCACTTTTGCCCAGGAATCCATTCCTGAGGAAGCGACAAAACAATTGATGATCGAAGATTGGGAGCGCGCTAAAACCTATACACTGGAATATGTGGATGCTATGCCGGCAGATGCTATGTCTTATCGACCCGTTGAAGGCATACGTTCCTTTTCAGTGCAGATGCTACACATCTCTCAGGGCAATGTCGGTTTAGCCTCTAATGGTACTGGAGCGGAACGGATTTATGCCGATGTGAATCTGGAAAAATCAGAACAATACCACGAAAAAGAAGCCCTAAAGAAAATCGTGACCGAATGCTATGATTATGTCATAAAAAGCATCGAAGAAATGGATGCTTCGAAATTGGATGAGGTGATCGAAAGAGGTCCCTTCAAAATCAGTCGTCAAGCCTGGTTGAATAAAGCCTTCGAACACCAAACTCACCATAGAGGTCAGTGTGCAATCTATTTTCGGGTGAAAGGTATTGAGCCTCCCAAAGCAAAATTATTTTAG
- a CDS encoding T9SS type A sorting domain-containing protein, which translates to MFFKSMLSMALLLSLHLCQGQSISRSVISSGGSNNDQLSSTLGESVIATASGSDLILAQGFQQPDELWATSVDPLLGKATFRLYPNPTREKLILEIESEERRKIAVEFIDMRGRKVSKALPIEIGSNSEHTFDVSNYAVGTYMLLLKDGNGKILNSFRFQKRF; encoded by the coding sequence ATGTTTTTCAAATCAATGCTTAGCATGGCTTTGCTCCTGAGTCTTCATCTTTGTCAGGGCCAAAGCATCAGCCGATCCGTCATCAGCTCAGGAGGTTCGAATAATGATCAACTCAGTTCTACCCTGGGAGAAAGTGTCATTGCTACAGCAAGTGGAAGTGATCTGATCCTCGCACAAGGATTTCAGCAGCCCGATGAACTTTGGGCAACTTCTGTTGATCCTTTATTAGGGAAAGCGACTTTCAGGCTTTATCCCAATCCTACACGAGAAAAACTGATCCTGGAAATAGAGAGTGAAGAGAGAAGAAAAATCGCTGTTGAGTTCATAGATATGAGGGGACGAAAAGTTAGCAAAGCTTTGCCTATAGAAATAGGAAGCAATAGCGAGCATACCTTTGATGTAAGCAACTACGCAGTGGGAACCTATATGCTTTTGTTGAAAGATGGGAATGGGAAAATTCTGAATAGCTTTCGTTTCCAAAAGAGGTTTTAA
- a CDS encoding tail fiber domain-containing protein: MRCRLLLLTLAFAFSMPALIAQSNRAFHYQAVARDNGGAILSNTQINLRFQIRANSPSGTLVYQEKHTPNTNNLGLVNLDIGKGLIESGDFNTIAWNEDDYYLIVELNGVSLDTSLFESVPYAKVATDMQLNHLRDVSDLPPFNEQVLAWDGTAWVPKDERSYTGGTGISVVGNVITNEAPDQSVSLTGNGATSISGTYPNFTISSTDNVNDADASTTNEIQSMSLSGNTLSLSLGGGSVSLASFSSPWNNSGSNLYFNTGKVGIGDNSPIATLTVGNGDKFQVHGADGDIVLKDDQGSLRFANSNGSNAPMIQMFQSGTNNSTRMLVAHSPNFSSWGIQYNDTADAFNWIGDNLPVFQVQLSGQQRIGVGTFSPEARMHIVDNSATGTGHMKLTESQFDFSRITMDNTIHNNFWDIAARTDTNLANAQFNVYHSDAGDIFSVNARGRVGINDANPAYAVEINGKQSTRVMNLYNNLGTTTSTTYNYGLRVGLSQQSNSGFPRLYNVYGRSSDADSYLSYGLYGYANNASNANYGVYAYAPTSNGYAGYFSGNTYATGAYQTSDARLKSNIIEVQNGLGTIMKLRPKSYEYKREEYDFMNLPEGIQHGFLAQDIENLLPELVNDSFQAYDKAKSDTEEGQGFHFKALNYTGLIPIMVSAMQEQQDVIETQEARIKSLEDRLTQLEALLKK; this comes from the coding sequence ATGAGATGCCGCCTACTTCTCCTTACGCTTGCCTTTGCTTTCTCTATGCCCGCCTTAATTGCTCAAAGCAATAGAGCCTTTCACTATCAGGCTGTAGCCCGTGATAATGGAGGAGCGATCCTCAGCAATACCCAAATCAACCTACGATTTCAAATTCGAGCAAATAGTCCCTCCGGTACTTTGGTCTATCAGGAAAAACATACTCCTAATACCAATAATCTCGGCCTGGTAAATCTGGATATAGGAAAAGGACTCATTGAGTCGGGAGATTTTAATACCATCGCCTGGAATGAGGACGATTATTACCTGATTGTAGAACTGAATGGAGTTTCCTTAGATACAAGTCTTTTTGAATCTGTGCCCTATGCGAAAGTGGCCACAGATATGCAGCTCAATCATTTGCGAGATGTAAGTGATTTGCCTCCATTCAATGAGCAGGTTTTGGCCTGGGATGGGACTGCCTGGGTGCCCAAAGATGAGCGGTCCTATACAGGAGGAACGGGGATCAGCGTAGTAGGGAATGTGATCACCAATGAGGCTCCCGATCAGAGTGTAAGTCTAACTGGAAATGGAGCGACCAGCATCAGCGGAACTTACCCCAATTTCACCATCAGCTCTACCGACAATGTAAATGATGCAGATGCCAGCACGACCAATGAAATCCAAAGCATGTCCCTGAGCGGAAATACCTTGAGTCTTTCCCTCGGAGGAGGATCGGTGAGCCTGGCTTCATTTTCCTCTCCCTGGAATAATTCCGGGAGCAATCTCTATTTCAATACTGGAAAAGTCGGAATCGGAGACAATAGCCCTATCGCGACACTCACAGTAGGAAATGGCGATAAATTCCAGGTACATGGTGCAGACGGAGATATCGTTTTGAAAGACGATCAGGGAAGTTTGCGTTTTGCGAATTCCAATGGTTCAAATGCACCTATGATCCAAATGTTCCAGTCAGGTACCAATAATAGCACACGTATGCTGGTCGCCCATTCCCCCAACTTCTCCAGCTGGGGCATTCAGTATAATGATACGGCGGATGCCTTTAACTGGATTGGAGATAATCTGCCTGTTTTCCAGGTGCAACTTTCAGGACAGCAACGAATCGGTGTAGGTACTTTCAGTCCCGAGGCAAGGATGCATATTGTGGATAATAGCGCTACGGGAACCGGCCATATGAAACTGACAGAGTCTCAATTTGATTTCTCAAGAATCACTATGGATAATACGATTCATAATAATTTCTGGGACATCGCTGCAAGGACAGATACCAATTTAGCCAACGCCCAATTCAATGTGTATCATAGCGATGCCGGAGACATATTTTCAGTCAATGCAAGAGGACGAGTGGGAATCAATGATGCAAATCCCGCTTATGCAGTGGAAATAAATGGGAAACAAAGTACCCGGGTTATGAACCTCTACAACAACCTTGGAACTACAACCTCTACTACTTACAACTATGGGCTCAGGGTCGGTCTTTCTCAACAGTCCAATTCTGGTTTCCCCAGACTCTATAATGTGTATGGCAGAAGTTCAGATGCTGATTCATACTTAAGCTATGGCCTCTATGGCTATGCTAACAATGCTTCCAATGCGAACTACGGAGTATATGCCTATGCCCCTACTTCCAATGGATATGCTGGGTATTTTAGTGGGAATACCTATGCAACAGGTGCTTATCAAACTTCTGATGCTCGTTTAAAGTCGAATATCATCGAGGTACAAAATGGCCTGGGAACAATCATGAAATTGAGGCCAAAAAGCTATGAGTATAAACGAGAGGAGTATGATTTTATGAACCTCCCCGAAGGCATTCAGCATGGATTTTTAGCTCAGGATATTGAAAATCTCTTGCCAGAATTGGTGAATGATTCTTTTCAGGCTTATGATAAAGCGAAATCGGATACCGAAGAAGGACAGGGATTCCATTTCAAAGCTTTAAACTATACCGGCCTGATTCCGATCATGGTTTCTGCCATGCAAGAGCAACAGGATGTCATAGAAACGCAAGAAGCCCGAATCAAAAGTCTGGAAGACCGTTTAACTCAATTAGAAGCACTCCTAAAAAAATAA
- a CDS encoding YceI family protein has translation MKNIILSISTIFILTQLSLAQNFELEPTKSQLNWTGKAAFNAYSLSGSLEAEYAQLRLENGSLLSANILIDMKSLEAENKDLQKHLRSKDFFEVKKYPEASFVLTETSPFTAGKQRLKGNLIIKKQSHPAEIQIEITEDQGSYRLTGSMTIDRTQYGIYFNSPNVFTNLKEQAIADEFELEFVLHFKEALTP, from the coding sequence ATGAAAAATATCATTCTCTCAATCAGCACTATTTTTATTCTGACTCAACTTAGCCTGGCCCAAAACTTTGAATTGGAGCCCACAAAGAGTCAGCTCAATTGGACGGGTAAAGCAGCCTTCAATGCCTACTCCCTCTCAGGAAGTCTGGAAGCCGAATATGCCCAACTAAGACTGGAAAATGGCAGCCTGCTTTCAGCTAATATTCTCATCGATATGAAAAGCCTGGAAGCAGAAAACAAGGACCTTCAAAAGCATTTGCGTTCCAAAGATTTCTTTGAGGTAAAGAAGTATCCGGAAGCGTCCTTCGTCCTGACTGAGACCAGCCCGTTTACAGCAGGCAAACAAAGGCTCAAAGGAAATCTGATCATTAAAAAACAAAGTCATCCTGCAGAGATTCAAATAGAGATTACTGAGGATCAAGGCAGCTATAGGCTTACAGGAAGTATGACCATAGATCGAACCCAATATGGTATCTATTTCAATTCCCCCAATGTCTTTACCAATCTGAAGGAACAGGCCATTGCCGATGAATTTGAATTGGAATTTGTCCTTCATTTTAAAGAAGCTCTAACTCCCTAA
- a CDS encoding SPFH domain-containing protein yields the protein MEKIRNLKNNGFLHLFIALALIFSPLLLIFQGSPALAGLLFFLCFVGLIWLIGLFTVQPNQTRVLLFFGKYKGTVKNNGFFWVNPFYSKKKVSLRVRNLESQIIKVNDELGNPILISAVVVWKVVDTYKAIFDIEAASTINAASGVASKNTELSYQNFVKIQAEAALRKIAHSYPYDDLTENEDTITLRSGFDEINKALEEELKERLRMVGIEVLEARLSNLSYAPEIAAVMLQRQQAQAIIAARKKIVEGSVGMVEMAIEKLDKKGLVELNNAQKANIVSNLMVVLCSDSATNPVINTGAE from the coding sequence ATGGAAAAAATTCGCAATCTGAAAAACAATGGATTCCTCCATTTATTTATCGCACTTGCTTTAATTTTTTCACCCTTACTATTAATTTTTCAAGGCTCACCGGCTTTAGCAGGGCTTTTATTTTTCCTCTGCTTTGTTGGTCTCATCTGGCTAATTGGACTATTTACTGTCCAGCCTAATCAAACGCGGGTATTGCTCTTTTTTGGTAAGTACAAAGGAACCGTAAAGAACAATGGATTCTTCTGGGTCAACCCTTTTTATTCCAAAAAGAAAGTATCTCTTAGGGTGAGAAACCTGGAATCACAGATTATCAAGGTAAATGATGAATTGGGAAACCCTATCCTCATCAGCGCTGTAGTTGTCTGGAAAGTAGTAGATACCTACAAAGCTATCTTTGATATTGAAGCAGCAAGTACTATAAATGCGGCTTCAGGAGTGGCTTCAAAAAATACGGAGCTTTCTTATCAGAACTTTGTGAAGATTCAGGCAGAAGCAGCTTTGAGAAAAATCGCTCATAGTTATCCCTATGATGACCTGACAGAAAATGAAGATACCATTACGCTTCGTTCGGGATTTGATGAAATAAACAAGGCCTTGGAAGAAGAGTTGAAGGAAAGACTCAGAATGGTCGGTATCGAAGTTCTGGAAGCACGTCTGTCCAATTTGTCTTATGCTCCCGAGATCGCTGCAGTTATGTTACAGCGTCAGCAAGCGCAGGCTATAATAGCTGCCCGTAAGAAGATCGTTGAAGGATCAGTAGGCATGGTGGAGATGGCAATCGAGAAACTGGACAAAAAAGGATTGGTAGAATTGAATAATGCTCAAAAAGCCAATATAGTCAGCAATCTGATGGTAGTCCTTTGTTCGGATAGTGCCACAAATCCTGTAATCAATACAGGAGCAGAATAG
- a CDS encoding alpha/beta hydrolase-fold protein, whose amino-acid sequence MKKLLLSFILILLIFSLSAQEGKDINIGKSYVLKSEILKEDRPFSVYLPAGYSPTGNPTPVMYLLDGDYHFHHTTGVVHFLSTQGRMPEMIVVAIPNTTDRTRDLTPEILKDEQAKKNFPTGGQANKMLSFIKDELIPHIAKQYNTSPYTMLIGHSFGGIFAVNAFLEEPDLFDSYISISPSMWWDNQSLVEKAEKFLDEKPELNTYFYMTMGNEGGTMLGGAMKLAALFEEYEGEDFNWDFKVMEEETHGSVPHRSTYYGLEKIFKEWYSADVVELYQTGGMEALEKHYAMISEKLGYSWKIDEARMNTLGYQLIGKGKLREAKEVFARNIKEHPKSFNTYDSMAEAYMANKENDKAIEYYKKSLAINPGNANGVAMLKKLGLDYDPMSMKLDLSAKKLKKYEGKYKTPMGVVEVSVVDDKLMAKVKGGFPQTEMIPFPDEVFLVKSLNSVVQFEVNDKDEVNSFTAQQGIGQMMKGVRLEGAE is encoded by the coding sequence ATGAAGAAGCTGCTGCTATCTTTTATTCTCATTTTACTTATTTTTTCTCTCTCTGCACAAGAAGGCAAAGACATCAATATTGGTAAATCTTATGTATTAAAGTCTGAAATCCTGAAAGAGGATCGGCCATTCTCTGTGTATTTGCCTGCGGGCTATTCGCCTACAGGAAATCCTACACCTGTTATGTACCTCCTGGATGGAGATTACCATTTTCATCATACAACGGGAGTTGTTCATTTTCTCTCAACGCAGGGACGTATGCCGGAGATGATCGTAGTTGCTATCCCTAATACTACAGATCGTACTCGTGATCTAACGCCTGAGATTCTGAAGGATGAGCAAGCCAAAAAGAATTTCCCCACAGGTGGCCAAGCCAATAAGATGCTGAGCTTCATCAAAGATGAGCTCATTCCCCATATAGCCAAGCAATACAATACGAGCCCTTATACCATGTTGATCGGACACTCTTTTGGAGGAATTTTCGCCGTAAATGCCTTCCTTGAAGAACCCGACCTTTTTGATTCCTATATCTCCATTAGTCCCAGTATGTGGTGGGATAATCAGAGTTTGGTGGAGAAAGCTGAAAAGTTTTTGGATGAAAAGCCGGAGCTGAATACCTACTTCTACATGACAATGGGAAATGAAGGAGGGACTATGTTGGGAGGAGCTATGAAGCTGGCGGCCTTATTTGAAGAGTATGAAGGCGAAGATTTCAATTGGGATTTCAAAGTGATGGAGGAAGAAACCCATGGTTCAGTTCCTCATAGGAGTACTTACTATGGATTGGAGAAGATTTTCAAGGAATGGTACAGCGCTGATGTGGTAGAGCTTTATCAGACAGGGGGAATGGAGGCTTTAGAAAAGCACTATGCTATGATTTCAGAAAAACTGGGATATAGCTGGAAGATAGATGAAGCCCGAATGAATACATTGGGTTATCAATTGATTGGCAAAGGCAAGCTTAGGGAAGCCAAAGAGGTTTTTGCCAGAAATATAAAGGAACACCCCAAATCTTTCAATACCTATGACAGCATGGCCGAAGCCTATATGGCCAATAAGGAGAATGATAAAGCCATTGAGTATTACAAAAAATCTCTGGCAATCAATCCTGGCAATGCCAATGGAGTTGCGATGCTGAAAAAGCTGGGTCTCGACTATGACCCTATGTCCATGAAACTGGATTTGTCTGCCAAGAAGCTGAAGAAATATGAAGGTAAATACAAAACGCCTATGGGAGTTGTTGAGGTGAGTGTCGTTGATGATAAGCTCATGGCTAAAGTCAAAGGCGGATTTCCTCAAACAGAAATGATTCCTTTTCCGGATGAAGTATTCCTCGTCAAATCCTTAAACTCTGTGGTTCAGTTTGAGGTGAATGATAAAGACGAAGTTAATAGCTTTACCGCCCAGCAAGGCATCGGACAGATGATGAAAGGAGTGAGATTGGAAGGAGCGGAATAA